A genomic region of Leptolyngbya sp. FACHB-261 contains the following coding sequences:
- a CDS encoding polyribonucleotide nucleotidyltransferase — protein sequence MTEHVKSISFDGREIRLKIGVLAPQAGGAVLIESGDTSVLVTATRAKGREGIDFLPLTVDYEERLYAAGRIPGSFMRREGRPPEKAILTGRLVDRPLRPLFPDWLRDDLQVIATTMSMDEDFPPDVLAVTGASIAVQLAQIPFNGPMAAVRVGLVGDDFILNPTYSEIEAGDLDLVVAGTSEGVIMVEAGANELPETDMLEAIDFGYEACLELIRFQNELMAELGITRVEAVKPETDPALGNFIAEQGQAAVQEILGRYEKDKPVRDAALDEVKAKIVEAIAALEDEHPVKVSAAADGKAVGNTFKGLTKKLMRQMVITDSVRIDGRKLDEVRPVSAQVQILPRRVHGTGLFNRGLTQVLSCVTLGTPGDAQELDDLHPDEQKRYLHHYNFPPFSVGETRPMRSPGRREIGHGALAERAITPVLPPKEDFPYVIRVVSEVLSSNGSTSMGSVCASTLALMDAGVPIKKPVSGVAMGLIKEGEEVRVLTDIQGIEDFLGDMDFKVAGTETGITALQMDMKITGITMQTIRDAVEQAKSGRAHILSKMLEAIDNPRNETSQFAPRLLTIKVDPDLIGLIIGPGGKTIKGITEETGAKIDIEDDGTVTISSLKAEQAQKARAIIQGMTRKISQGDVYVGRVTRIIPIGAFVEFLPGKEGMVHISQLADRRVGKVEDEVAVGDEVIVKVREIDNRGRVNLTRLGIHPDEAAAARGAAATAPA from the coding sequence ATGACAGAACACGTAAAGTCGATCTCCTTCGACGGACGGGAGATTCGGCTCAAGATTGGCGTTCTCGCGCCACAGGCTGGCGGGGCAGTCTTGATCGAGTCAGGCGATACCTCGGTGCTAGTGACGGCAACCCGAGCCAAGGGCCGTGAAGGAATTGACTTCTTACCGCTAACGGTTGACTACGAAGAGCGTCTATACGCAGCCGGTCGTATTCCCGGCAGCTTTATGCGGCGAGAAGGCCGTCCGCCGGAGAAGGCGATTCTCACCGGTCGCTTGGTGGACCGTCCCTTGCGTCCTCTGTTTCCGGATTGGCTCCGGGACGATTTGCAGGTGATCGCTACCACCATGTCGATGGATGAGGATTTCCCCCCCGACGTGTTGGCAGTGACGGGGGCGTCGATTGCTGTGCAACTGGCTCAGATTCCCTTCAATGGCCCGATGGCAGCTGTGCGTGTTGGTTTGGTCGGTGACGATTTTATTTTGAATCCGACCTACAGCGAAATCGAAGCGGGCGACTTAGATCTAGTAGTTGCCGGAACTTCTGAAGGCGTGATCATGGTTGAGGCAGGCGCGAACGAGCTGCCAGAAACCGACATGCTAGAGGCTATCGATTTCGGTTACGAAGCTTGCCTGGAGCTAATCCGCTTCCAAAACGAACTGATGGCGGAATTGGGCATTACGCGGGTCGAAGCAGTCAAGCCTGAAACCGACCCAGCGCTGGGCAATTTCATCGCTGAGCAGGGACAGGCAGCAGTCCAAGAAATTCTGGGCCGCTATGAGAAGGACAAGCCTGTTCGCGACGCTGCCCTAGATGAAGTGAAGGCCAAGATCGTTGAAGCGATTGCGGCGCTGGAAGACGAGCATCCAGTGAAGGTTTCGGCGGCAGCAGATGGCAAAGCTGTTGGGAACACGTTTAAAGGGCTGACCAAAAAGCTGATGCGCCAAATGGTGATCACGGACAGCGTACGCATTGATGGGCGCAAGCTTGACGAGGTGCGGCCTGTGAGCGCCCAAGTACAGATTCTGCCCCGGCGGGTCCATGGCACGGGTCTGTTCAATCGCGGTCTAACCCAGGTGCTCTCCTGCGTTACCTTAGGCACCCCTGGTGATGCCCAGGAGCTCGACGACCTGCACCCAGATGAGCAGAAGCGTTATCTGCACCACTACAACTTCCCGCCTTTCTCGGTCGGCGAAACTCGTCCCATGCGCTCACCGGGGCGGCGCGAAATTGGGCATGGTGCGCTGGCGGAACGGGCGATTACGCCGGTCTTGCCTCCCAAGGAAGACTTTCCCTATGTGATTCGGGTGGTGTCAGAAGTTCTCTCTTCTAACGGCTCGACCTCAATGGGTTCGGTGTGCGCTTCAACTTTGGCCTTGATGGATGCGGGTGTACCGATCAAAAAGCCAGTTAGCGGTGTCGCTATGGGTTTGATCAAGGAAGGCGAAGAAGTCCGCGTCCTCACCGACATTCAGGGCATCGAAGACTTCCTAGGCGACATGGACTTCAAGGTGGCGGGTACCGAAACTGGTATTACGGCGCTCCAGATGGACATGAAGATCACTGGCATCACCATGCAAACCATTCGGGATGCGGTTGAGCAAGCCAAGTCCGGGCGGGCGCATATTCTCAGCAAGATGCTGGAGGCAATCGACAATCCGCGTAACGAAACCTCGCAGTTCGCCCCACGCCTGTTGACGATCAAGGTTGACCCTGATCTAATCGGTCTGATCATCGGTCCCGGCGGTAAGACGATTAAGGGCATCACCGAGGAGACAGGGGCCAAGATCGACATTGAGGACGATGGCACCGTTACTATTTCCTCGCTCAAGGCTGAACAGGCCCAGAAAGCACGGGCAATTATCCAGGGCATGACCCGCAAGATTAGCCAAGGTGATGTCTACGTGGGTCGTGTCACCCGCATCATCCCCATTGGTGCTTTTGTCGAGTTTCTGCCCGGCAAGGAAGGCATGGTCCACATCTCACAATTGGCAGATCGCCGGGTTGGCAAGGTAGAAGATGAGGTTGCCGTGGGCGATGAGGTCATCGTCAAGGTACGTGAGATCGACAACCGGGGCCGCGTTAACCTAACCCGTTTGGGCATTCATCCTGATGAGGCTGCGGCTGCCCGTGGCGCTGCGGCCACTGCTCCTGCCTAG
- a CDS encoding glycosyltransferase family 4 protein translates to MRIAQVAPLWERVPPPAYGGIELVVGLLCDELVRRGHEVTLFASGDSISLAKLEAVHPRALRLDAAVKETAIYEMLQLSRVYEQASEFDIIHSHMGCAALAYANLVKTPSVHTLHGIFTPDNEKMYVHARQQPYVSISEAQREPRLNLNCVGTVYNGIDTSTYKFQEKPEDPPYLAFLGRISPEKGTHLAIEIAKRSGWHLKMAGKVDVVDVEYFEQEIKPHIDGKQIEYLGEANHEQKSDLMGAAVATLFPITWREPFGLVMIESMVTGTPVIAMNLGSTAEVVVHGKTGFLCNSLEEAIAAIDRVPELDRRACREHVLAKFSVQRMTDGYEAIYQKIVAERFAQNGHRRSSTPLVTRPV, encoded by the coding sequence ATGCGGATTGCACAGGTTGCACCCTTATGGGAGCGTGTACCCCCCCCAGCCTACGGTGGCATTGAACTAGTTGTTGGTTTGCTCTGTGATGAATTAGTTCGACGCGGCCACGAAGTTACCCTATTTGCCTCCGGTGATTCGATCAGTCTTGCCAAGCTAGAAGCGGTTCACCCTCGCGCCTTACGTCTTGATGCCGCTGTTAAAGAGACTGCAATCTATGAGATGTTGCAGTTGAGTCGAGTGTACGAGCAGGCCAGCGAGTTTGACATCATTCACTCGCACATGGGATGTGCCGCTTTGGCTTATGCCAATTTGGTAAAAACGCCCAGCGTCCATACGCTGCATGGCATTTTTACTCCTGACAATGAAAAGATGTACGTTCATGCTCGCCAGCAACCCTATGTGAGTATTTCTGAGGCGCAGCGAGAACCCCGATTAAATCTCAACTGTGTTGGTACTGTCTACAACGGCATTGATACCAGCACCTACAAGTTCCAAGAGAAGCCAGAGGATCCTCCCTACCTGGCTTTTTTAGGGCGCATATCTCCGGAAAAAGGTACCCATCTCGCCATCGAAATTGCCAAGCGGTCAGGCTGGCATTTGAAGATGGCGGGTAAGGTCGATGTGGTCGATGTGGAGTATTTTGAGCAAGAGATTAAACCCCACATTGACGGCAAGCAAATCGAATACTTGGGTGAGGCCAATCACGAGCAGAAGAGCGACCTGATGGGAGCCGCAGTGGCAACCCTATTCCCAATTACCTGGCGCGAACCGTTTGGTTTGGTCATGATTGAGTCGATGGTAACGGGCACCCCTGTGATCGCGATGAACCTGGGTTCTACTGCCGAGGTGGTGGTGCATGGCAAAACTGGATTCCTGTGCAACAGCTTGGAGGAGGCGATTGCCGCTATCGATAGAGTGCCAGAACTGGACCGCCGCGCCTGCCGGGAGCATGTTTTAGCAAAATTTAGTGTGCAGCGCATGACCGATGGCTATGAGGCTATTTACCAGAAGATTGTGGCAGAGCGCTTTGCCCAGAACGGACATCGCCGTTCAAGCACTCCTCTTGTGACTCGACCAGTCTAA
- a CDS encoding amylo-alpha-1,6-glucosidase: protein MSPKPNAKPSATDHHNSPDQPISEVATTTRVRPRYVPQDGLPLNSWPCILTQVDQPTLTLKDQDIFLVTDLMGNIARCGEETSLGLFCQDTRYLSRLELQVDGRAPILLDSDAGDGSFLSALCTNPRISRGEDREDLLPERVGIQREIALCGGMLEQITVTNYHREPVTLTFSLTFEADFADLFEVRGMTRLQRGQSMRPETELDHHILLAYEGLDQRLLLSEVTFSDHLPDRIEGNTAVWTLDLDSHDQKILSYRVEMLIDDKPASVVKAPPTLAQAQATTKAEREGWRSQITHVRSDSQGFNRVIERAEADLYLLRQPVSQHTVFAAGVPWFSTLFGRDSLITANQALVLDPTVARDTLLVLAEFQGTKDDEWRDEQPGKILHEIRTGEMARCNEIPHTPYYGTIDATPLWLMLLGDYYAWTGDRVTVEKLWPNALAAMGWIDRNCPRNGYLAYQRRSARGLVNQGWKDSGDCIVDRTGQFAEAPIALCEVQGYVYSSKVRAADLAHMLGYPGLARQWKEDAQALKVRFNRDFWVSELDYCALALDGDGKPVDSITSNPAHALFTGIFSDEHARSVAERVLAPDLNSGWGIRTLSSDSPAYNPMGYHTGSVWPHDNGMIIQSLRAVGMIKPALDLTTHLFEAARTQPYSRLPELFCGYPHTERNQVIPYPVACSPQAWAAGSVFQLLQAVVNLVPDAPNNYLRVIDPMLPEAIETLSFRNLRVGSTVLDLEFERSNGTTSCRAVNKRGHLRVLIEA from the coding sequence ATGAGCCCGAAGCCAAACGCCAAGCCTAGCGCTACCGACCACCACAACAGCCCTGATCAGCCTATATCTGAGGTTGCCACTACAACCAGGGTTCGTCCGCGTTATGTACCTCAGGACGGCTTACCGCTAAATAGTTGGCCCTGTATTCTCACTCAAGTTGACCAGCCAACGCTGACCCTCAAAGACCAGGATATCTTCCTGGTCACCGACCTCATGGGCAACATTGCCAGATGCGGTGAAGAGACCTCATTAGGACTGTTTTGCCAGGATACGCGCTACCTCAGCCGCCTAGAGTTACAGGTTGACGGGCGCGCCCCAATTTTGCTTGATAGTGACGCAGGTGACGGTTCTTTTCTCAGCGCCCTGTGCACTAACCCTCGGATCTCGCGGGGGGAAGATCGTGAAGATTTGTTGCCGGAGCGAGTTGGCATTCAACGAGAGATCGCTCTTTGTGGTGGCATGTTGGAGCAGATCACGGTCACTAACTACCATCGTGAGCCGGTGACGCTCACCTTTAGCCTGACCTTTGAGGCCGATTTTGCCGACCTGTTTGAGGTGCGAGGTATGACGCGCCTGCAGCGAGGTCAATCGATGCGGCCTGAAACCGAGCTAGACCACCACATTCTTTTGGCTTATGAAGGGCTTGACCAGCGCCTGCTGCTGAGTGAAGTGACTTTCAGTGATCACTTGCCGGACCGGATTGAAGGCAACACAGCAGTCTGGACCTTGGACCTGGACTCTCATGACCAAAAGATTTTGAGCTATCGCGTCGAAATGCTGATCGACGACAAGCCAGCTTCGGTTGTCAAAGCTCCACCGACCCTAGCGCAGGCACAAGCAACGACCAAGGCTGAACGTGAAGGCTGGCGCTCTCAAATCACCCATGTCCGCTCTGATAGCCAGGGTTTTAACCGGGTGATCGAACGGGCGGAGGCCGATTTGTATCTGCTGCGTCAGCCCGTTAGTCAGCACACCGTATTTGCGGCAGGCGTGCCTTGGTTCTCAACCCTGTTCGGACGTGACTCGCTGATCACTGCTAATCAAGCCTTGGTTTTAGACCCCACCGTTGCCCGAGATACCCTGCTGGTCCTGGCTGAGTTCCAGGGCACCAAGGATGACGAGTGGCGCGATGAGCAACCGGGCAAGATCTTGCATGAAATTCGTACCGGCGAGATGGCTCGCTGCAACGAAATCCCACATACGCCCTACTACGGCACCATCGACGCAACGCCCCTGTGGCTGATGCTGCTGGGTGACTACTATGCCTGGACCGGCGATCGGGTAACGGTTGAGAAGCTTTGGCCCAATGCCCTGGCGGCGATGGGCTGGATCGACCGCAACTGCCCCAGAAATGGCTATCTTGCCTATCAACGTCGCTCGGCGCGGGGCCTGGTAAACCAGGGCTGGAAAGATTCGGGCGATTGCATTGTCGACCGCACCGGCCAATTTGCTGAAGCGCCCATTGCCCTGTGTGAAGTGCAGGGCTATGTCTACAGCTCTAAAGTTCGAGCAGCAGACCTAGCGCATATGCTGGGTTATCCTGGCCTGGCCCGCCAATGGAAAGAAGATGCTCAGGCGCTCAAGGTTCGATTCAATCGGGACTTCTGGGTCAGTGAGCTCGACTACTGTGCCCTGGCTCTAGATGGTGATGGCAAACCCGTTGACAGCATCACCTCTAACCCAGCTCATGCCCTATTTACTGGCATTTTTAGCGATGAACACGCCCGCAGTGTGGCCGAACGGGTGCTAGCCCCTGATCTCAACTCAGGCTGGGGTATCCGAACTCTGAGCAGTGACTCGCCTGCCTACAACCCAATGGGCTATCACACCGGCTCAGTTTGGCCCCACGACAACGGCATGATTATTCAGAGCCTGCGAGCGGTTGGCATGATTAAGCCAGCTCTGGACCTAACCACCCATCTGTTTGAAGCGGCTCGAACCCAGCCTTACTCGCGCTTACCAGAACTGTTCTGTGGCTATCCCCACACCGAGCGCAATCAGGTCATTCCCTATCCGGTGGCCTGTTCGCCCCAGGCTTGGGCAGCAGGCAGCGTCTTTCAACTGTTGCAGGCAGTGGTGAACTTGGTACCGGATGCACCCAATAACTATCTGCGCGTGATCGACCCTATGCTGCCAGAGGCTATTGAAACCCTCAGCTTCCGCAACTTACGCGTTGGATCCACGGTGTTGGATCTGGAATTTGAGCGCAGTAACGGCACCACCAGTTGCCGGGCTGTGAACAAGCGGGGCCACTTGCGCGTATTGATTGAAGCCTAA
- a CDS encoding MFS transporter, which produces MLLQLPVLEPSEAALTFSGSQFLVSLIAGLIMAFAFQLLLTNFGVAAGITALGFLSPSKASSTTETAEIVEDLEDADSSLPNIGFWLGFSTLLTVNTVLFFACFLAVKLSLVSSASVGAILAIVIWSSYFLILIWVSSTVIGSFIGAVVNTAISGFQGLVNTASNAFAKPVEPKATEQLPLSQVETVAALSQGFSDALSNSGLQETLQTYLQRLQPPQLDLPAMRNEIKELLQAELEPVRESRLASKFASNLERQALLDLIKSRPDFSQQEADQLADELKAAWQQVSQDPPDPQTELLDLLQSADPKSLDAQSLQQRLHAAGKQLSSFASQNLTQNLDFKALLRTVLQRVDLSDLDVEKILPQVQAFLGSNPNEVAEKSAQPFSTIRADIENYLLNAYPWALRRKTVKTEFKDVLYDPEAAPEAIQKQLEKLDRSYFVQVLQQRQDLTPDKLEKVANRLEEVRLDVLDKVQVAQTQEQAQDLQNRLGHYLRSLKKSKFGTKSFQRELKSLLSSEANFSGLRQRLSPLDRHSLRHLLKERTDLSQAELTKLLNQLESLRDQVLAEASDQQERAQTEAEAQWQKLESYLRDTSKKLSVKGLKRELQALFKGAQSNLHDATVHFDREGLAQLLNERKDLTTDQIDAALHQIEAVWHSRFKSPRKAVAKAKARQEQVSKALSQYLQTTSPDAFDPDALQQNLAQLVEDPKIGALALRQGLAQLDWANLLQVLRGRQDLSEAQIEQLIEGTKAVIPRLSKTPRRFALRAQTQLQDWQTQFEDYLRHTEKEELNPEAIKHDLQLLLDEPQAGLEQISQRLSKFDRSTLVALLSQREDLTEAEAQQIIEQLETVRDQWLDRVQAVQTKIQSVTESSLSRIQDYLKSLNRPELDYDQIQQEVRQLLGDPQAGWDALKLRLSQFDRGTLAAFLSSRQDISEAAITKVLDQVETVRGGLLQQADALQQAAQAQLARLQRQAQRQAEATRKAAATAAWWLFGTALTSLATSAIAGISGVLGLSVWWQWLSRWV; this is translated from the coding sequence ATGCTTCTCCAGCTTCCGGTTCTGGAACCCTCAGAAGCAGCCCTTACCTTCTCAGGCTCCCAGTTTTTGGTGAGTTTGATTGCAGGGCTGATTATGGCTTTTGCCTTTCAGTTATTGCTGACCAATTTTGGGGTTGCTGCAGGGATTACAGCTCTGGGTTTTCTGTCCCCGTCTAAAGCCTCCTCTACAACAGAAACCGCAGAGATTGTGGAAGATTTAGAAGATGCAGATAGCAGCCTACCTAATATTGGTTTCTGGTTAGGATTTAGCACGCTACTGACGGTCAACACTGTACTATTTTTCGCCTGTTTTCTGGCGGTGAAATTGAGTTTGGTGAGTAGTGCCAGCGTGGGAGCAATTCTAGCGATTGTGATCTGGTCCTCGTATTTCCTGATTCTAATTTGGGTGAGTTCTACAGTCATTGGCTCCTTTATTGGTGCAGTTGTGAACACGGCGATTTCAGGGTTTCAAGGACTGGTCAATACAGCTTCCAATGCCTTTGCTAAGCCAGTTGAACCCAAAGCTACGGAGCAGCTCCCACTGAGTCAAGTTGAAACTGTGGCTGCACTTAGTCAGGGTTTCAGCGATGCTTTGAGTAACAGTGGCCTGCAAGAAACGCTGCAAACCTATCTGCAACGCTTGCAGCCACCTCAACTCGATTTGCCTGCAATGCGCAACGAAATCAAGGAGCTATTGCAAGCAGAGCTAGAGCCTGTACGCGAAAGTCGATTAGCGAGCAAATTCGCCAGCAATTTGGAGCGTCAGGCTTTATTGGACTTAATCAAGAGCCGTCCTGATTTTTCCCAACAGGAGGCCGATCAGTTGGCTGACGAGCTAAAAGCTGCTTGGCAACAGGTTAGCCAAGACCCGCCTGATCCCCAAACTGAATTGCTCGATCTTCTACAATCAGCGGATCCAAAGTCTCTAGACGCCCAATCTCTTCAACAGCGGTTGCATGCCGCTGGCAAACAGCTCAGCTCCTTCGCATCTCAGAACCTCACTCAAAATCTTGATTTCAAGGCGCTGCTCAGAACTGTACTGCAACGAGTTGACCTCTCCGACTTAGATGTGGAGAAAATTCTGCCACAGGTGCAAGCCTTTTTGGGTTCTAACCCTAACGAAGTTGCTGAAAAATCGGCACAGCCTTTTAGTACAATTCGGGCTGATATTGAAAATTACTTACTCAACGCTTACCCCTGGGCACTGAGGCGCAAAACCGTTAAAACCGAGTTCAAAGATGTTCTCTATGATCCAGAGGCGGCGCCAGAAGCAATCCAAAAACAATTGGAAAAGCTTGATCGCAGTTACTTTGTTCAGGTGCTTCAGCAACGCCAAGATCTAACTCCTGACAAGCTAGAGAAAGTCGCTAACCGGCTAGAAGAAGTGCGGCTCGATGTCCTAGATAAAGTCCAAGTGGCTCAGACCCAAGAACAAGCACAGGATCTGCAAAACCGCTTGGGTCACTATCTCAGGTCACTCAAAAAATCCAAGTTTGGAACTAAAAGTTTTCAACGAGAGCTGAAAAGCCTATTAAGCTCAGAGGCAAATTTCAGTGGTCTGCGCCAACGCCTGAGCCCTTTAGATCGCCATAGCCTACGACACCTACTGAAGGAGCGAACTGACCTTAGCCAGGCCGAATTGACCAAATTGCTCAATCAGCTTGAAAGCCTGCGAGATCAGGTTTTGGCCGAGGCCTCAGACCAACAAGAACGTGCTCAAACTGAAGCCGAAGCTCAGTGGCAAAAGTTAGAGTCCTACTTGCGTGATACCAGCAAAAAGCTGAGTGTGAAGGGCCTTAAGCGTGAGCTGCAGGCGTTGTTCAAAGGGGCACAGTCAAACTTGCATGATGCTACTGTGCACTTCGATCGTGAGGGGCTGGCCCAGCTATTAAATGAGCGCAAGGACTTAACGACAGATCAGATTGATGCAGCCCTGCACCAAATCGAAGCAGTGTGGCACAGTCGTTTCAAGTCCCCTCGCAAAGCAGTTGCTAAAGCCAAGGCTCGTCAAGAGCAAGTCTCTAAGGCCCTGAGCCAATATCTGCAAACCACGAGTCCTGACGCATTCGATCCCGATGCTTTGCAGCAGAATTTAGCCCAGTTAGTAGAAGATCCTAAGATAGGGGCTTTGGCCCTGCGACAAGGGCTGGCTCAGCTCGATTGGGCGAATCTGCTTCAAGTCCTACGTGGACGTCAAGACCTGAGTGAAGCGCAGATCGAGCAGTTGATTGAAGGCACAAAAGCTGTCATTCCTCGCCTAAGCAAAACACCCCGTCGTTTCGCTCTACGGGCTCAGACTCAACTGCAAGATTGGCAAACTCAATTCGAAGACTACTTACGGCACACCGAAAAAGAAGAACTCAATCCTGAGGCGATCAAACACGACTTGCAATTGTTATTAGATGAACCGCAGGCTGGACTAGAACAAATTAGCCAGCGTCTCTCCAAATTTGACCGTTCTACTCTGGTCGCGCTGCTGAGCCAACGTGAAGATTTGACCGAAGCGGAAGCGCAACAAATCATTGAGCAACTGGAGACAGTTCGCGATCAATGGCTTGACCGAGTACAAGCAGTTCAAACGAAGATTCAGTCTGTGACTGAGAGCAGTCTGTCTAGAATTCAGGACTATCTGAAGTCGCTAAATCGGCCTGAATTGGACTACGACCAGATTCAGCAGGAGGTGCGTCAGCTCCTCGGGGATCCGCAAGCAGGTTGGGATGCTTTGAAGCTGCGCCTGAGCCAATTTGACCGGGGCACATTAGCAGCGTTTTTGAGTTCTCGCCAAGATATTTCTGAAGCTGCCATCACTAAAGTCCTAGACCAGGTGGAGACTGTGCGAGGCGGCCTGCTGCAACAGGCAGACGCTCTACAACAGGCAGCTCAAGCGCAATTGGCCAGGTTACAACGTCAAGCTCAGCGTCAGGCAGAAGCCACTCGTAAAGCAGCCGCAACCGCTGCCTGGTGGCTGTTCGGTACGGCGCTCACTTCCCTGGCAACCTCAGCGATTGCTGGCATCTCTGGCGTTCTTGGCTTATCCGTTTGGTGGCAGTGGCTTAGCCGTTGGGTTTAA
- a CDS encoding S9 family peptidase: MTLPSDFLRYLNIRSSTGGSLRHDGCRLAFLNNTTGTAQIWTVDGPSLWPEQRTFYSNRITFVSYSPVSNQLIFGMDEGGNEQDQFFLMDDEGLQVRPLTQLESAKHLWGGWSHSGRQIAFTGTRDHAAEFYPYTLDLESGEIRCIAQLPGYNTVAAWLPDDQAVIINRYGSNANSDLFYLELATGQSRHLTPHEGDILYGSVRPLPDGSGLLLLSDAGRDFTNLAFYDFSRDSLEFLGEQAWDQEGLALTDDGRWLAVASNEDGYGVLEIHDRLQQSQTRIGGLPKGVLGSPSLGRDGQTFLITATSPKTAANVWAIEPETKQVTQWTASSLGTVPPQALVETELVHYPSFDGLSIPAFYLKPAGVSGPLPVVIDIHGGPEGQSRPLFRAFSQYLVSQGYAVLLPNVRGSTGYGKAYSHLDDVYKRMDSVADLKAAYDWLVQAGNADPKRIAVYGGSYGGFMVLSALTTYPELWAAGVDVVGIASFVTFLENTSAYRRKLREAEYGDLERDRDFLHSISPLTHVERITAPLMVIHGANDPRVPVGEAEQIVAALKTRQVPVEYLCYVDEGHGLAKLENRLDAYPKVVAFLDRYLKPNG, translated from the coding sequence ATGACTCTCCCTTCCGATTTCCTTCGCTACCTCAACATCCGTTCCTCGACTGGCGGTAGCCTCCGCCACGACGGGTGTCGCCTCGCCTTCCTCAACAACACGACAGGCACAGCCCAGATCTGGACAGTGGATGGTCCTAGCCTGTGGCCGGAGCAGCGGACCTTCTACTCCAACCGCATCACCTTCGTGTCCTACAGCCCGGTCAGCAATCAGCTGATCTTTGGTATGGATGAAGGCGGCAACGAACAGGACCAGTTCTTCTTGATGGATGACGAAGGCCTCCAGGTTCGGCCACTCACCCAATTAGAGAGCGCTAAACACCTTTGGGGGGGCTGGAGTCACTCGGGCCGTCAGATTGCCTTTACCGGCACCCGTGATCACGCCGCCGAGTTTTATCCTTACACCCTGGATCTAGAGAGCGGGGAGATTCGCTGTATTGCTCAGTTGCCTGGTTACAACACGGTTGCTGCTTGGCTGCCAGATGACCAAGCGGTGATCATCAACCGCTATGGCAGCAACGCCAACAGCGATTTGTTTTACCTAGAGTTGGCCACTGGACAAAGCCGTCACCTCACGCCGCATGAGGGGGACATTCTTTATGGCTCAGTTCGCCCCTTGCCCGATGGTTCCGGTTTGCTGTTGTTAAGCGATGCCGGTCGCGACTTCACTAACCTGGCCTTCTACGATTTCAGCCGAGATAGTCTAGAGTTTCTGGGCGAGCAGGCCTGGGACCAGGAAGGCTTAGCCCTGACCGATGATGGCCGCTGGTTAGCGGTGGCTTCTAACGAAGACGGCTATGGCGTGCTGGAAATCCACGACCGCCTGCAGCAGAGCCAAACCCGCATCGGAGGCTTGCCCAAGGGAGTGCTGGGCAGCCCCAGCCTAGGACGCGATGGGCAGACCTTCCTAATTACCGCCACCAGTCCCAAAACCGCAGCGAATGTCTGGGCCATAGAGCCAGAAACCAAGCAAGTGACCCAATGGACTGCCAGCAGTCTGGGCACGGTGCCGCCCCAAGCCTTAGTAGAAACTGAGTTGGTTCACTATCCCAGTTTTGATGGGCTCTCGATTCCCGCCTTTTACCTCAAGCCCGCAGGCGTGAGTGGTCCATTACCAGTAGTGATCGATATTCATGGGGGACCGGAGGGCCAGAGCCGTCCGCTGTTTAGAGCCTTTAGCCAATACCTGGTCAGCCAAGGTTATGCGGTTCTGTTGCCCAATGTGCGCGGCTCTACTGGCTATGGCAAAGCCTACAGTCATCTGGATGATGTCTACAAACGCATGGACAGTGTGGCCGATCTCAAAGCGGCCTATGACTGGCTGGTGCAAGCGGGCAATGCTGACCCCAAACGGATTGCCGTCTATGGTGGTAGCTACGGCGGCTTCATGGTCCTGAGCGCTCTGACCACCTATCCTGAACTTTGGGCAGCTGGGGTTGATGTCGTGGGCATTGCCAGCTTTGTCACTTTCCTCGAAAATACCAGCGCTTATCGACGCAAACTACGGGAAGCCGAGTATGGCGACCTGGAGCGTGACCGCGACTTCTTGCACAGCATTTCGCCCTTGACCCATGTGGAGCGGATCACAGCTCCCTTGATGGTGATCCACGGAGCTAATGATCCACGGGTGCCAGTGGGAGAAGCGGAGCAGATCGTGGCAGCCCTGAAGACGCGACAGGTGCCAGTTGAGTATCTCTGCTATGTCGATGAAGGTCACGGGCTGGCCAAGCTAGAGAACCGACTGGATGCCTACCCCAAGGTTGTGGCGTTCCTGGACCGTTATCTTAAACCCAACGGCTAA